The following nucleotide sequence is from Salvia miltiorrhiza cultivar Shanhuang (shh) chromosome 7, IMPLAD_Smil_shh, whole genome shotgun sequence.
aaaatcatacgagtaagccgtgctagtgtggacgtttaccgcataactcccactacttaaatggatttaaatatttttcaaaagaaatctcaacttgacaaactcgtgaaatcaaacatgaagtaagccacgttagtgtggacgtttactcacatcttcaatcactttgtcttgagaccgcttgtggaggtctaaaataatttttaagcactataaaaattattaaaacagttgagtctttttctttcaaaaggtttgatcatgctcaacacataatcctaaataTGCTCTTCTAGAATgcaacacgtaaaacatgctcgcagaattctaaaacatgctcaaaaaaatgatgaaccttgcatgcttgtctaagcgcagttaataaacacatatcaATAAGCATAGACAAACGAGTaggcaaagagcataaaggattaaccccacgacatgcaaagaacagaataaaagaaaataaagttgttcgtgatccattcgtggaaacccaatacgaatctattacatttaacagaaaagaataaaaatgaaaGCGCAGCCCATACATACTCCATTGGGCCTAGGGTTTGGCCTCCTAGGGTTTCTTTGAGAAAAAGAACCGCCTAGGGTTTGGGAACCCCTAGGCGGCGCCGCCATATCAACCACGGCAGCAGCAGCGCGCGAGACGTACACGCAGTGGCGCACAGGCACGCGCAGTAGCGCGAGCCAGCGCGCGCGGCGCATGTCGCCTCCCGGCGCCGCCACAGCCTCCCTCCTCACGGCATCTCGGAtgtgatcagtttatatctcttaaggttattccaattatatggtcttctatgatctacaacacaccatataatctacttatatagagacaaaggacATAGATATGCAATCATGTACACAATccgataggagattaaatagtgaacttaggaaacattgtatacaagcataaaacgttcttgctttcagtatacaaatccaacaaaagAAGCACTAAGTCTTGGTGTTCATCAGGATTGGTTTCTGGCTGTATGTCAGGAACGTAAACGTTGAGACAGTGCTGAGCAAGGCCTATGTAGTAATTCCTAAGCTTTTGAGGATAGGAGGCATCAGTCTCTGAAGTGGAGGGTGCAAAGGAACCTTTGTGAGAAAGGTGTCGGTGACATATTGAAGAATGTTTCTTTTAGGAGGCATAGTTTCATCAATCGGAGAATGGGTGTTTTGATCAAACTAAATTGGTTCCGCGATTTATGATGTGAGGTAGATTGTTCTTGAGGAGATGTATGATGTGCTTCAGAATTGTAAGGTGGCACATCAACAGAATCTGAAGGGGACTAGTAGCTTGTTCTGAGACCTCTTCAATCAGGGGTTGAAAATTTGAAGGAACAATATCAGGCGTGACGGCTGATATTGCACATTTTCTTGCATCACTTTTGGACTGAGGGGAATGTGTGCAGCGATGGATTCCGGTAGATGATGGAGGGAAATCCGTTGTTGCTGACATGGAAGGTGGTGTAGGAGCTGCATGGGATGAGCTCAAAGCACCCTTGAAGAGACTGATCGCATCAGTCATTTTAATCTCTTCCTTCCAGAAGCATGGAGTATCCTTGGTGCTGTGCAGAATGATCGAAGATACCCAGTTTCGCTGACGAATATGTCTTGAGGAATGGGCTTCAGCCTTTTCTTCTGCAAGGACTCGGAGGTATGCTTGTTCCCAATTGAATGGGCGAGTCTGGATAAGTGCCACCAGCACTATCTTGTAGGGTCGAGATATGTGATCTGGCGATCCCAATGTACCAAACCAACACCTCTTTATAATTTTGGCAATAATCTTGAGGTGTGGCTGAAGCACTGACATGCTCATGGTACGTTGCACTTCGGATGGTGATTCTTCTTTTAATGTCGAGAGAAGGAGCTTGTTGCTGACTTCTTCGGAGAACACAGGTGCAAAGCCGTCAGCGGGAAGTTGAAAAATTTCCTTGACCACTTGAGAAACATTGATTATATGTTTCTCTGAGGATGAGAAGTCGGCGGTTGTGTAGATCTTGATTTCCGCTGAGTACTCGCCAGTGTTAGCATTGAATGCAATAGAGTTGTATAACTCTTTGATCACTCCGTCTCCTAGAAGGTGTGGAGGCATGGAATGAATGAAGTTGAGCCATCCATGGTGAGAAAATATCTCATGCAATATTTCATAGTCGCCCTGCTTTTGAAGAACTTCTGGAGTGATGGACACTTCGTAACAGACAATCTTCTTGCTTACAGATTGAGAGGTCTTTCCCATATTTGAAATTGTATTGCAAGTTTTCCTGAAAAATTGAGAGTTCTTCTCATAGATTGAACTGTGGAGTTGGATTGTTAGGGCAGGATAGACAAGATAGAGAACTCAGATGTGACAGGAAAAGACTAAGGAAAAATGTGTTTTTCAACTTATGAGGAGTAGATGAACAGGAGAAGATAAGCATGAAAAGTTGTGCCTTAGTTGGTTCATAATAGTTTTAAAAATCAGTTTTGAGTGCAGTTGCAACACGTGTACCAAAATATGATTTTTTCTGAAAAAGGTGGGATCcttaagaaagaaagaaagatgcaAGGATATTTCAGTTAAATGATTTAGTTTACACATAAGCACTTACTGGTCGACTGATCATCGTACTCGGTCGATACCTCATGGAATGCTAACTAAAGACTTAAGTTCCTCCTTAATTGGTGACTTGCTTCTCATTCTTCTAGATTGATTAATCCAATTCTTCCACAGAGGTCGTTAAACCTTTCTTTAGGGAGTGCATTTGTCAGCAGATATGTTAGTTGAATGCTTGTGTGAATCTTCTCAACTGACACATCTTTGTTTTCaacatgatcacggatgaagtgatgtcgtaTAGGGacgtgcttgattttggtgtGATGGACAGGGTTTTGTGAGATTGCAATGGCGCTGGAGGTGTCACAGAATATAGGAACTTTActttcttcgatcccatagtccttcaattgtTGAACTAACCTAAGAATTTGTGAGTAGCAACTTCCGGCGGCTAtgtattcagcttcagttgtggatgTGGCAACTGATGTCTGCTTTTTTGAAAACCACAAGATAAGCTTACTTCCAAGGAATTGACAAGTTTCGAAAGTTGATTTCCTGTCGATGCCGCATCCAGCAAAATCTGAATCAGTGTACCCTGTCAACTTGAAGTCGTCGTCGGCTGGATACCAAAGGCCTAGATTGGGTGTGCGTTTGATATATCTGAGAATGCACTTTGCTGCGTCCGTGTGTGCTTCTTtaggatctgactgatatcttgcacaaactcCAACTGCAAAGGCTATGTCTGGTCTACTTGCAGTTAGATACAGTAGTGATCCAATAATCTCTCCGTACTTTGTTGAGGAAACTAATTTTCCAACCTTTTCAGTATCAAGTTTCCTAGTTGGTGTTCATGGGAAACTACACAGTCTTCATGTGTTGAACACCGAACTTGTTGATCAATTCCTTAGcatactttgactgattgatcagtatgcATTCCTTGGTTTGCTTTACTTGTGATCCcataaagaaattcatttctcccatcattgaCATATGGAATTTCTTTGTCATaatatcagcaaacttcttgcacattcGTCCAGATTTTGATCCGAAGATGATATCACCAACATATATCTGTACAAGCAGGAGTTCTTCTCATTCTTTCAATGTGAACAAGGTTCTGTTTACTGATCCcttcttgaatccttgttcgATCAAATACTCTGAGAGAGTATCATATCATGCTCTTAGACTTGCTTGAGTCCACAGAGCGCCTTCTTAAGTTTGCACACCTTATCTGGTCCACCAGCTTCCAATCCTGGAGGTTGCTCCACAtaaacttcatcggtgagcactccattgaaaAATGCACACTTTACGTCCATCTGGTGTACTTTAAATTTCATGTACGCTGCATAGGCTAGAaagagcctgactgcttccagTCGAACAACTGGGACAAAGGTTTCGTCGTAGTCAATTACTTCTTCTTGACTATACCCTTTGGCTAcgagccttgctttgtttctgaCAACATTTCCATTCTCATCCTTCttattcttgaaaatccatttcaatcCAATAACTTTTGCATTATCGGGTcaatccacaagctcccaaactaaATTCCTGTTGAATTCATTAAGCTCTTCTTGCATAGCAATTATCCATTAGGTGGATTTCAGTGCTTCCTCAACATCTTTGGGTTCTGTATCAGATAGAAAGCAACTAAAATTTTCATCTTTGTTGATGCAGTtttggttgatgtcgaagatgaggttgcacattgatttTCGAGTCTTAACACCTTCTGATGCTTCCTCGATAATGTTGTCTTTTGAATGAAGCTCGAACCATCTTCTTTATTTCTTGACTTCTTTTGGTGaaggtggaggttcttcagtcagaatggtttgCTGTCTTTTGGTTGACTCAGGCTCAAGCTCAGTTATTGCTTCAGTTCCTCTTCGAGCAGGTGTGTTTGGTTCCACGCGTTCTGCAGTGGGAGGAGTTCCCCTTGGACTAATGTCTTCTGTTGTAGCTTCAGTtggactgatcttctgatactgaagctcttcagtatcttcatcttttcctggtccccataCCAACACTTTGGTTGGTTCATTGCTAGAAGCCCCTTTTATCCTTAACATTTTCATCAGTTTCTCATTTTCTAAACTCATCGAAGGACTCGTCAAAAataacatgaggtgtttcttccacGCTTAACggttgagagttaaacactcgataggctttgctggaatCTTCAGTACTAGtatatccaagaaagattcctggatcagcttTGCTATCAAAGGGGTTCAACCTTGTTTTATCATTATTATGGATAAAACAACTAGAACTGAAAGCGTGAAAGTAATAAATTGTAGGCTtcatgttcttccatagctcgtattgagtctttccatgtctttgagtgggGAAGGA
It contains:
- the LOC130994241 gene encoding uncharacterized mitochondrial protein AtMg00810-like; translation: MDVKCAFFNGVLTDEVYVEQPPGLEAGGPDKIYVGDIIFGSKSGRMCKKFADIMTKKFHMSMMGEMNFFMGSQVKQTKECILINQSKKLDTEKVGKLVSSTKYGEIIGSLLYLTASRPDIAFAVGVCARYQSDPKEAHTDAAKCILRYIKRTPNLGLWYPADDDFKLTGYTDSDFAGCGIDRKSTFETCQFLGSKLILWFSKKQTSVATSTTEAEYIAAGSCYSQILRLVQQLKDYGIEESKVPIFCDTSSAIAISQNPVHHTKIKHVPIRHHFIRDHVENKDVSVEKIHTSIQLTYLLTNALPKERFNDLCGRIGLINLEE